The following coding sequences are from one Epinephelus moara isolate mb chromosome 7, YSFRI_EMoa_1.0, whole genome shotgun sequence window:
- the dnajc10 gene encoding dnaJ homolog subfamily C member 10 — translation MGHRVVRGVLRPRPAQLMMPLLLLIVLLAAVWAESQDYYSLLGVNREATTREIRQAFKKLALTMHPDKNPGDATAHEKFLKVNRAYEVLKDEDLRKKYDKYGEKGLDEQQQGGRYESWNYYRYDFGIYDDDLEIITLDSGDFEAAVNSGEIWFINFYFPRCSHCHQLAPTWREFAKEMDGVIRIGAVNCGDNNHLCRSKGINSYPSLFIFRAGQRPEKFNGERSKDNLVRFSMKFITTTVAELWQGNMFSEIENAFSLGLGWLITFCSDTGDCLEPRTRQKLAGMLDGLVKVGWMDCTTQEQLCDSFQVTSGATALFPPGSTLDQKGGVLWLKTLDSKEIYNQVINHLPDLELLTSESFQRKLAHHRWLVSFTFGDRSPASNEYKKLQAFLRNDHIQVGRVDCVADSKLCQSLYIHKSCVAVFKGLGIHDFEIHHGKDVLYNIVGFARDSVRAHVTTLRPDNFPSDRKEPWLVDFFAPWCPPCRALLPELRKASIQLAGQMKFGTLDCTIHHNLCSMYNIQAYPTTVIFNGSSVHEYEGQHSADGILEFIQDLVNPSVVVLDPSSFAERVKGRAEGQIWAVDFYAPWCGPCQALIPEWRRMARMLSGQILVGSVDCQRFQSFCQGQSVRAYPEIRLYTGSTRQPDRYMSYNGWHRDSHSLRLWALSSLPRASVDLTPESFRSQVLSGQDHWVVDFYAPWCGPCQHFAPEFEVLARILKGEVRAGKVDCQAHYQTCQAAGITAYPTVRFYPYLGTRRYEHSGEYINSRDANVIADIIRQRLQKVSPQLHKKDEL, via the exons ATGGGGCACAGGGTTGTCCGCGGGGTTCTGCGGCCTCGTCCTGCCCAGCTCATGATGCCACTGTTGCTCCTCATCGTCCTGCTGGCGGCAGTTTGGGCAGAGAGTCAAGACTACTACAGTCTGCTGGGAGTCAACAGGGAGGCGACGACCAGAGAGATACGACAGGCCTTCAAGAAGCTGGCGCTCACCATGCACCCCGACAAAAACCCT gGCGACGCCACAGCTCATGAGAAGTTCCTGAAGGTGAACCGAGCGTACGAGGTTCTGAAGGACGAAGACCTCAGGAAGAAATATGATAAATATGGAGAGAAGGGGCTGGacgagcagcagcagggaggaCGCTACGAGAGCTGGAACTACTACAGATATGACTTTG GTATCTACGACGATGATTTGGAGATCATCACGTTGGACAGCGGGGACTTTG aggcaGCAGTGAATTCTGGAGAAATCTGGTTCATCAACTTCTATTTCCCACGATGCTCACATTGTCACCAGCTGGCACCGACG TGGAGGGAGTTTGCCAAAGAGATGGACGGAGTCATCAGGATTGGAGCGGTGAACTGTGGAGACAACAACCATCTGTGCAGGAGTAAAGGCATCAACAGCTACCCCAGTCTGTTTATCTTCAGAGCAGGACAG AGACCAGAGAAGTTTAATGGGGAACGCTCTAAAGACAACTTGGTCCGCTTCTCCATGAAGTTCATCACAACCACCGTCGCTGAGCTCTGGCAAG GTAACATGTTCAGTGAGATAGAGAACGCGTTCTCGTTGGGGCTCGGCTGGCTGATCACCTTCTGCTCTGACACTGGAG actGCCTGGAGCCAAGAACAAGACAGAAGTTGGCAGGGATGTTG gatgGTCTAGTTAAGGTGGGATGGATGGACTGCACCACCCAGGAACAGCTCTGTGACAGTTTCCAG GTGACCAGCGGAGCGACTGCTTTGTTCCCACCTGGAAGTACCCTGGATCAAAAAGGCGGTGTCCTG TGGCTGAAAACTTTGGACAGTAAAGAGATTTACAATCAGGTCATCAACCACCTGCCCGATCTGGAACTCCTGACCAGTGAGAGCTTCCAG AGGAAACTGGCCCATCATCGCTGGTTGGTGAGTTTTACGTTTGGTGACAGAAGCCCCGCCTCCAACGAGTACAAGAAGCTACAAGCTTTCCTCCGAAATGACCACATACAg GTCGGCAGAGTCGACTGTGTCGCAGACTCAAAGCTGTGTCAGTCTCTCTACATCCATAAATCCTGTGTAGCCGTATTCAAAGGACTGGGAATCCATGATTTTGAGATCCACCACG GTAAAGATGTGTTGTACAACATTGTGGGTTTTGCGAGGGACAGCGTTCGCGCTCACGTGACAACTCTGAGACCTGACAACTTTCCCTCAGACAGGAAGGAACCGTGGCTGGTTGACTTCTTTGCTCCG TGGTGTCCTCCGTGTCGAGCCTTACTGCCTGAACTGAGGAAAGCTTCCATCCAGCTGGCTGGACAAATGAAGTTTGGTACTCTGGACTGTACCATCCACCACAACCTCTGCTCCATG tATAATATTCAGGCGTATCCCACCACCGTCATCTTCAACGGCTCCTCTGTTCATGAATATGAAGGACAACACTCAGCTGACGGCATCCTGGAGTTTATACAG gatCTGGTCAATCCATCTGTGGTGGTCCTGGATCCTTCCAGCTTTGCCGAGAGAGTTAAAG GTCGAGCTGAGGGGCAGATCTGGGCGGTGGATTTCTATGCTCCGTGGTGCGGTCCCTGTCAAGCTCTGATTCCAGAGTGGAGACGCATGGCCAgg ATGCTGTCAGGTCAGATCCTGGTCGGTTCAGTCGACTGTCAGCGGTTTCAGTCCTTCTGTCAGGGTCAGAGTGTGAGGGCGTATCCTGAAATCCGCCTGTACACCGGCAGCACCCGGCAGCCAGATCGCTACAT GAGTTATAATGGTTGGCACAGAGATTCCCATTCACTCAGGTTATGGGCACTGAG TTCTTTACCCAGAGCGTCGGTGGACCTGACTCCAGAGTCCTTCAGGTCTCAGGTTCTGTCAGGTCAGGATCACTGGGTTGTGGATTTCTACGCTCCCTGGTGTGGACCCTGTCAACACTTCGCCCCAGAGTTTGAAGTCTTGGCTCGG aTTCTTAAAGGGGAGGTTCGAGCAGGGAAGGTGGACTGTCAGGCTCATTATCAGACCTGTCAAGCAGCTGGAATCACCGCCTACCCAACTGTCAGATTCTACCCCTACCTGGGAACAAGGAGG taTGAACACAGCGGAGAATATATCAATAGCCGGGATGCTAACGTGATCGCTGACATCATCAGACAGCGACTACAAAAGGTGTCGCCACAGTTACACAAAAAG GATGAGCTCTGA